Proteins from a single region of Lampris incognitus isolate fLamInc1 chromosome 16, fLamInc1.hap2, whole genome shotgun sequence:
- the LOC130126517 gene encoding growth arrest and DNA damage-inducible protein GADD45 beta-like gives MRASCAALPSGHLYLIFTTESERAISKGRMTPEEGSRANLTEKRMQTVGQALEELLVTAQKQDCLTIGIYESAKLLNADPDSVVLCVLAADDKDDVALQIHFTLLQSFCCDSGITILRVSGVHRLGGLLGQPRAALDASRNQEEHGDLHCILVTNPQADHCRLQEVGTYCQESLRLDQWVPELVLQER, from the exons ATGAGAGCGAGCTGTGCTGCGCTGCCATCCGGACACCTGTACCTCATTTTTACCACAGAATCTGAACGGGCTATTTCAAAAGGGAGGATGACTCCAGAGGAAGGCTCCAGGGCCAACTTAACCGAGAAAAG gATGCAAACAGTTGGTCAGGCTCTTGAGGAGCTGCTGGTCACAGCCCAGAAGCAGGACTGTCTGACCATAGGGATCTATGAGTCAGCTAAACTTCTAAATGC AGACCCAGACAGTGTGGTGCTGTGTGTTCTGGCGGCGGACGACAAAGATGATGTGGCCTTGCAGATCCACTTCACCCTTCTGCAGTCGTTCTGCTGCGACAGTGGCATCACCATCCTGCGTGTCTCTGGGGTGCACCGGCTCGGGGGGTTGCTGGGCCAACCCCGTGCTGCCCTAGATGCCAGCAGAAACCAGGAAGAGCATGGAGACCTCCACTGCATCCTGGTCACG AACCCCCAGGCAGACCACTGCAGGCTACAGGAAGTGGGGACCTACTGTCAGGAGAGCCTACGCCTCGACCAGTGGGTGCCTGAACTGGTCCTGCAGGAGCGCTGA